In Halanaerobium praevalens DSM 2228, the DNA window CAGGATAGGATGCCGGGTAACGCCCGGTGGAGGTGACTCCCAGGCTAGTGCCACAGAAATATACCGCCTTATTTAATTAAGGTAAGGGTGAAAAGGTAAGGTAAGAGCTTACCGGGTTTCAGGTAACTGAAATGCCAGGTAAACCCCATCTGGAGTAAGTCCAAATAGGGAGATTATAGGAGTGATCCGCTCTTCTCCGGGTAAGGACGCTTGAGGGTTCAGGCAACTGTTCCCCTAGACAGATGATTATTTAAGACAGAACTCGGCTTATAGACTAACTTATTTTTTGTTTTATTATTTATTATAGTTTGAATTTTCAGACTATAATAAATAACTGTAGTTTTTTTTATTTAAAATACAACCGAAATATTTGATTTAGATTGTGAGGTTGAGCTAGACTATAAATATTTAATTTACTTAAAAAAAGACTTAAATGCTTTAATAATACTTAAATAATTTAAAATAATACTCATATTCTCTTTAAAATAAATGCTATTCTGCTTAAGATATATATAAGAGGTGATTAATATGCAAAAAAAGATTATTGGTAAAAAAATTAAAGAATACAGAAAGCTTAATGATTTAACTCAAGAGACACTGGGAGAAAAGGCTGATTTACATTATACATATATTGGTCAGGTAGAAAGGGGAGAAAAGGAGCCTTCTTTAAAATCTTTAATTAATATTGCAGATGCTCTAGAAATTGGAATAGACAAATTATTAATAAACTATGATTTGAGTTCTGAAGTAAATATTCAAATTTCAAATATAACTGACTTGTTGTTAAATAGAAATGAAAAAGAATTAGAAATGATATATAAAATTTTAAAAAGTCTAACACAATTTTTAGAAGTACAGAATATTGAAAAAGACTTATAATTATGGTACAATAAACTGCAAACTGATTTGAAAAACTTAATTTGATTTAAGGAGGTTTTATTATATGGCCGGACATTCAAAGTGGGCTAATATAAAGCATAAAAAGAAAAAAGAGGATAAAAGAAGAGGTAAATTATTTTCTAAACTGAGTCGTAAAATAGCTGTTGCTGCCAGAGAAGGTGGCGGTGATCCAGAGATGAATGCTGATCTTAGGATGGCTATTCAGAAGGCTAAAGATAATAATATGCCTAATGATAATATTGAAAGAGCAATCAAAAGAGGTACAGGTAACTTAGAAGGTATGACTTATGAATCTTTTGTTTACGAAGGTTATGGTCCAGCTGGAGTTGCTCTTTACCTTGATATTATGACTGATAATAGAAATAGAACAGCTTCTGAAGTCAGACATATTCTAGATAAAAACGGTGGTAATCTTGGTTCTAACGGTTGTGTTTCTTGGATGTTTCAGCGTAAAGGTGAACTAATAATTGATTTAAATGAATTTGAAGTTGGAGAAGAAGAATTATTATTAGAAGCTTTAGAAGCAGGTGCTGAAGACTTAGATTATGGAGAAGATGAAGCGGTTGTTTATACTGATCCAAGTAATTACGAATCAGCTAGAGAAAATTTAGAAGAATCTGGATATGAGTTTAAATCTGCTGATTTAGCTATGATTCCTGATAATACAGTTAGTTTAGACAAGAGTGATGCTAAAAAAATGTTAAGACTAATGGAACAATTAGAAGATCATGATGATATTCAAGATATTTATTCTAATTTTGAAATTTCTGAAGAGTTAATAACAGAAATTGAAGCAGAAGAAAATTAGTTTTTAAAATTAATCTATTTTTAATAATTTTGTTATAAAATAGTTTTAGATTTTAATAAGGGCACTGGTTTACAGTGTCTTTATTTTTTTGTTTAATAAACTATTTTAATATGATATAATTATATCAAACATTAGTTTGAGAGAGGTGTAAAATTTGAGAATTTTGGGTATTGATCCTGGCTTAGCTACAATTGGTTATGCTTTAGTAGATAAAGAAACTAATCATTTTGATGTTTTAGAGTATGGGGTTATCAAAACCTCTGCTGATACTGAGAATATAAAAAGATTAGAAATAATTCATAGAAATATAGAAGAATTAGTTAAAGAATTTAAGCCAAAAGAAATGGCGGTAGAAGAACTTTTTTTCAATAAAAATGTTAAGACAGCCATTGCAGTTGGTCAAGCTAGAGGTGTTATTTTATTAGCTGGTTCACAAGCTGGTTTAAAAGTTGCAGAATATACACCATTACAGATTAAACAAGCTGTAGTTGGTTATGGTCGGGCTGATAAAATGCAGGTTCAGCAGATGGTTAAATCTCTGTTAAATTTATCTGAATTACCAAGACCTGATGATGCAGCTGATGCCCTTGCAGTTTCAATTTGCCATGGTCATGTTTATAGTTCTCATTCTGGTTGGGAGGAAAGATTATGATAGGTTATTTAGAAGGTGAAGTAATTGAGGCTGAGTTTAATAAAGTTATTTTGGGAATTAATGGTATAGGGTATGAGCTTGAATTAGCTGGCTTTACTAAACAACCTCGTTTAGGTCAAAAATTAGAAGTTTTTACATATACTTATGTCCGCGAGGATGTTTTGAAATTATTTGCTTTTCCTGAAAAAAGTTATAAACAGTTATTTGAAATTTTGATTACTGTTAATGGTATAGGTCCAAGTGCTGGGCTAAATATTTTAAATACAATGCCTGCTGCTAGATTTATTTCAGCTATTTTACAAAAAAATGAAGTAACTTTAAAAGAAATATCAGGTATTGGTCCTAAAACTGCTCAAAGATTAATACTTGAGCTGCAAAGTAAATTAGAAGACTTTGCCTATTTACAAAATAATAATGATTCAGAGCCAGTAGTAACTGAAGAAGATAGACAAGATATTGTAGATGCCTTAACTGTATTAGGTTATAAAATATCAGAAATAAATAAGGCGTTGAGGGAAATTGAATTTGAAAGTGAAACTAATGTATCAGAAAAAATAAAATTAACTCTTAGCCAGCTGGGTAAGGAGAGGTAATAATGGAAAATGAAAGAAGAGTTGTTTCACCCAAGCAAAAAAAGGATGATAATTCTTTAGATAAAGGTTTAAGACCTTTAAATTTAAATGAATATGTTGGTCAGAGTAAATCTAAAGAAAAATTAAAAATATTTATTCAGGCTGCTAAAGATAGAGAAGAAGCTTTAGATCATGTTATGTTATATGGTCCTCCTGGTTTAGGTAAAACAACTCTTGCTAATATAATTGCAAATGAGCTTAATGTTAATATTCATCAAACTTCTGGGCCAGCAATTGAGCGTCCAGGGGATTTAGCTTCTATTTTAACTAATTTACAGCCAAGTGATGTGCTTTTTATAGATGAAATTCACCGCTTAAATAAAATTGTAGAAGAAGTATTATATCCAGCAATGGAAGACTATTGTCTTGATATAATAATTGGTAAGGGTCCAAGTGCTCGCTCAGTTAGGTTAGATTTAGCGCCATTTACTCTTGTAGGAGCAACCACTAAAGCTGGAAGATTGAGTTCTCCTCTGAGAGACAGATTTGGAGTTATTAATAGATTAGAATTTTATAATCAAAAAGAATTACAAAAAATTGTTACTCGTTCTGCTGCTATCTTGAAAATAGAAATTGTTCCACATGGAGCTCTAGAGATTGCAAGGCGTTCTCGTGGTACACCAAGAATTGCTAATCGACTTTTAAAAAGAGTTAGAGATTTTGCAGAAGTTAAAGCAGATGGTATAATTAATAGAGAAGTTGTTGACTCTGCTTTAAAATTATTAGAAATAGATGAATTAGGTTTAGATCGGATTGATCATAAATTATTAGAAACAATAATTTTAAAGTTTAGAGGTGGCCCAGTTGGTTTGAATACCTTGGCTGCTGCAATTAGCGAAGAAACTGAAACAATAGAAGATGTTTATGAGCCTTATCTTTTACAGCTTGGATTTTTAGAAAGAACACCTAGAGGCCGGGTTGCTACTGCTAAAGCTTATCAACATTTAAATATTAAACAAGATATTGAATAACTAAAGTATTTAATTAAGTAAAAATTTTGGAGGTTATTTTTGCATGAAAGTAGAAGAATTTAATTATCAGCTGCCAGAAGAATTGATCGCCCAAAAACCATTATCTAAGCGTGATGAATCAAGATTAATGGTTTTAAATCCAGAACAGCAAATAATTGAAGAAAATATATTTAAAAATTTAAAAGAATATTTAGATCCTGGTGATATGATCATTATGAATAATAGTAGAGTTATACCAGCCAGATTATATGGAGCTAAAATTCCCACTGGAACTGAAATTGAGCTTCTATTATTAAATGAACTTAGTGAAGGACGCTGGGAAGTCTTAGTTCGCCCAGGTAGAAGAGCTAAAAAAGGAGTTAAAATTAAATTTCAGGATATTTTAGAGGCTGAGGTTGTAGAATACACTGATTTTGGTGGTAGAATAGTAGAATTTAGTTGGGATCATAAAAAATATAATTTTGAAGAGGTTTTAAATCAACTAGGAGAAATGCCTCTCCCACCTTATATCAATGAAAAATTAGATGATCCTGAGCGTTATCAAACTGTTTATAGCAAAAAAAGAGGTTCAGCTGCAGCACCTACAGCAGGTTTGCATTTTACTGATTCTCTTTTAAAAGAATTGGAAGAATATGGAATAATTTTAGATTATATTACTTTGCATGTTGGTTTAGGAACTTTTAGACCAGTTAAAAGTGAAAATATTGAAGAGCATGAAATGCATGAAGAATATGCAGAGATTTCTGCTGAAACAGCAGCGAAAATAAAAAAAGTTAAAACCCAAGGAAATAAAGTGGTGGCAGTTGGAACAACAGTTACTAGGACACTTGAATCAGCAGCTGCAAATGGTGAGCTTAGTGAATATCAAGGCTGGACAGATATATTTATTTATCCAGGCTATGAGTTTAAAGTTATTGATTCTTTAATTACCAATTT includes these proteins:
- the queA gene encoding tRNA preQ1(34) S-adenosylmethionine ribosyltransferase-isomerase QueA, yielding MKVEEFNYQLPEELIAQKPLSKRDESRLMVLNPEQQIIEENIFKNLKEYLDPGDMIIMNNSRVIPARLYGAKIPTGTEIELLLLNELSEGRWEVLVRPGRRAKKGVKIKFQDILEAEVVEYTDFGGRIVEFSWDHKKYNFEEVLNQLGEMPLPPYINEKLDDPERYQTVYSKKRGSAAAPTAGLHFTDSLLKELEEYGIILDYITLHVGLGTFRPVKSENIEEHEMHEEYAEISAETAAKIKKVKTQGNKVVAVGTTVTRTLESAAANGELSEYQGWTDIFIYPGYEFKVIDSLITNFHLPKSTLLMLVSALAGKELVLSAYQKAVEKEYRFFSLGDAMLILNRKED
- the ruvC gene encoding crossover junction endodeoxyribonuclease RuvC — translated: MRILGIDPGLATIGYALVDKETNHFDVLEYGVIKTSADTENIKRLEIIHRNIEELVKEFKPKEMAVEELFFNKNVKTAIAVGQARGVILLAGSQAGLKVAEYTPLQIKQAVVGYGRADKMQVQQMVKSLLNLSELPRPDDAADALAVSICHGHVYSSHSGWEERL
- the ruvA gene encoding Holliday junction branch migration protein RuvA: MIGYLEGEVIEAEFNKVILGINGIGYELELAGFTKQPRLGQKLEVFTYTYVREDVLKLFAFPEKSYKQLFEILITVNGIGPSAGLNILNTMPAARFISAILQKNEVTLKEISGIGPKTAQRLILELQSKLEDFAYLQNNNDSEPVVTEEDRQDIVDALTVLGYKISEINKALREIEFESETNVSEKIKLTLSQLGKER
- the ruvB gene encoding Holliday junction branch migration DNA helicase RuvB, translated to MENERRVVSPKQKKDDNSLDKGLRPLNLNEYVGQSKSKEKLKIFIQAAKDREEALDHVMLYGPPGLGKTTLANIIANELNVNIHQTSGPAIERPGDLASILTNLQPSDVLFIDEIHRLNKIVEEVLYPAMEDYCLDIIIGKGPSARSVRLDLAPFTLVGATTKAGRLSSPLRDRFGVINRLEFYNQKELQKIVTRSAAILKIEIVPHGALEIARRSRGTPRIANRLLKRVRDFAEVKADGIINREVVDSALKLLEIDELGLDRIDHKLLETIILKFRGGPVGLNTLAAAISEETETIEDVYEPYLLQLGFLERTPRGRVATAKAYQHLNIKQDIE
- a CDS encoding helix-turn-helix domain-containing protein — protein: MQKKIIGKKIKEYRKLNDLTQETLGEKADLHYTYIGQVERGEKEPSLKSLINIADALEIGIDKLLINYDLSSEVNIQISNITDLLLNRNEKELEMIYKILKSLTQFLEVQNIEKDL
- a CDS encoding YebC/PmpR family DNA-binding transcriptional regulator translates to MAGHSKWANIKHKKKKEDKRRGKLFSKLSRKIAVAAREGGGDPEMNADLRMAIQKAKDNNMPNDNIERAIKRGTGNLEGMTYESFVYEGYGPAGVALYLDIMTDNRNRTASEVRHILDKNGGNLGSNGCVSWMFQRKGELIIDLNEFEVGEEELLLEALEAGAEDLDYGEDEAVVYTDPSNYESARENLEESGYEFKSADLAMIPDNTVSLDKSDAKKMLRLMEQLEDHDDIQDIYSNFEISEELITEIEAEEN